The genomic window TGTAAATTTTTTAAGACTACAAAGTAGATTTGAAGGTAGTGGCACCACCCTTTTTTGTGTGACAGCTACAACTGCCTCAAATGTCCCCTTGCTTAGTGATGGAGAGTCTGTTAAGTCTGCTATGCAGTAGTCAGGACGAGGaaattaaaatttcagttcCGTTCTCAACAAATGTCTGCTTACGGAGGAAATATGTCCTGTGGTGGTAACTGCCGAATATGCGCTATAACTCCAGGTAAAGATTAACGTcttttgttgaaatgtttggCCTCAATACTGATAGGCgacatttaaattaaattcgTTTAAGAGATAACCATTAATGTACGGATTACATATAATTTCTTTTACCGCTAGTACTGTACGCTTTGATTAAATGTGTCTGGATGGATTTATATgatatgtatttattaaaaagAACAGGGACATGTACGGTCAATTTCTAATATTACAGATCCTCTTTTTCAATTGAAGTAACACATTTCTAAACGGATGCTCATAGATCTTTAGTcttcatattaaaataaaatatatagaCATACTGCGAGACTATACTACTTCCATCCTCACCATATTGATCATGTATTCGTAGAGTGCTGTATCTATTTTCTCGTTCTCCGGGCATTTAGTGGCAGTATGCTTGTAAAAACCGATGAAGAAATAGTTTTCTGGTGAAGAACTGTTTGCTCTTGTTTGTCTCTTTTAATCTTTTCGTATTTTGCCCCTCATAATGAAGTTGCTCTGCTTCATCTGATTTTGTCACTAAGTGTTATTGTATTATGCGGGCTAAAATCACAATGAGGATGATGCATGGCAGAACCAATCTCAACTTTGTTGAGAGTTATGTAGTCAGTGTAATGGTTGGGTCATATCCCTTTCATATCCCTATCAACTGTGGACTTCAAACTGTAAATCTTTTCTCCTAAATTCTGTTCAGGAATAGTTACAGGTAATGCAGTGTTTGTCTATGTGCTTAACAGATTAATCACTTAAATCACTGTCAGAATCCCTAGTGTGTTGCATAATGAACTATGGTCATTAACTCTATTAGGctgcacttaaaaaaagaagacagatcTAAccagaaatgtgtgtttgtgtgtgcgggtgtgttcTTTTCTAGAACTGACCAGATCACTGTGACCTGAATGTAACACACATAGCGTAACCTGATCAaggatcattttttttcatcgaGAAGACCAATCAACAAAGTAAGTAAATGTCCACATAAAATGACCGGTGATGTTTCCTTTCAATACATTACTtgttgtggtttatttcagagagACTCAAAAGCTGATGAAACCCGTCACATGTCACGTCTATGAATCCCCCTTTCTGTGAGTTAGTTCCTTTTTGTTGCTGACTTGTTCTTCAGCAGAGGTTATATTGTTCAGCTTCCTGCCTGTTGTATCGATTAGAGCAACTATGAGTTCTCACGACTCGGAGGTGTACACCGTGGCTCCGGAGATGCCGGCCATGTTTGACGGGGTGAAGCTGGCTGCAGTGGCCACTGTCTTATACATTATTGTGAGGTGCCTGAACCTGAAGAGCCCCACCGCTCCCCCAGACCTCATCTACCAGGACACAGCCCTCAACCGCTTCCTGCTTAAGTCCTGCCCTCTCCTGACCAAAGAGTAAGTACAGACCCTCCTCAGCCTTTTCATAAGCGTCACAGGCAGCGTGTGTACCTGAAGAATGTTTTAGCAGGGGGAAAGAGTTCGCTCAGACTACTTTACTGTTTACAAGTGCTCTAAATGTGAAAGACAGCTACATGTGAAGGATTTTGTCTAGCATACATACCGCGAATACCAGCATGTCCTAAACTCAAGTCACTTTATAGTACCAGCTGTATCTCGGCACCGAGTGTTTACATCAGCACATATTATTGAATTTAGTTAAatattcatttgcttttttgtgtTCAGCTGAGGACTTTGGGTTGCTTAAGAAGATTTTTTGTGCATTTCATCAGTGGTATCACTCCACTTCTATGTTGTGAGTAATGTGTGCTTTTTGTACTGTAACCGGCTGCAATATTTGCATAGGTTGGGTTTTGGGTGGAGGCTTGGTATGTTTCATCACTGTTTCTGCAACCTAAAGCTTGTCTGTTTGGGTGTCAAATTCCAAAAAAGTGTGTCAAAGATCACATTCGTCACGTTGTGCCTTTTACTCCACCGCTCCTAAGAAGCATTAAGAGCAAATGTCCTCCAGTGGTCTTGATGGTAGGGTGTTTTTGTAATACAAAGTGACACACAATGGATTATGTAACATTGTTTTCCAGCACAATTGCTACACAGGGGACTATGGGATCAATCACCAAAGGGAGCTCAAAGTCGCTGGCACTGCATCAGTCCCGAAGCTTATCTGTTCAGTAGAACGCACATGCCTCTCTTCCGCTGAGTCTGGTGCTCCTACTtgggaatgttctagaaaatgGTCCTCTTAGAAAATATTGCATTTTATGGAGGTCGACATAGAGAGCAAATCAAGAAACATTTTGTACTATGTCACATTTATCAACAGAGGAGATGAGTACATGATGGTGGGTTTGACCTTCAGACTGTTGAAGCTGTTTGATTCCAGCTCTGGCCTACTGGGCTGTGTTTCCTGTCTACTTATCAGTCACCACACAATGCAGTTCCCCGATAGGGCAGCTAAGGCAAGGCTTGTTTGGATGTTGTAAGTTCCTAAAACAAATCCTGACTGAAAAAAAGCCaccaaaagaatgtttttgtcaCCCTGTCTGAGCAGTTATTTAAAGGTTGTCTcagtatgtttttgttattgttgttgtttttcttgttgttcttgCTGCTGTTGACATTACCTGCAGCAAATTTAGCACTTCTGGTTGTTTCTTAACTGTCAGTGTCTACAACTTGCCTTACAGAAGAGCAGTCTTTAGCTGATCCTTTCGACCTTAAGTTATCCTGTGACAGACCAGATTATAATCTAGTTCTTTCTATCTTGTACGTCAGTTGCTTAAATGATACCAAGAAGTAATTGCAATATTAACCGCCATCCAGATTTCGTTAGTGATAAGATGTTTGTAGTTACTCCCCACTGTTCAGGTTGTGGCTATAGATTGCACTGACATAGAGAAGGACTAGAAGGATGTCATTGTGTAACAGTTGATGATGCTTTGGACTTTGGTACGACTGATATTAGCTCTACTAGACTGCTTATTTACACTCTTGCTGATCTCAGTTGCCCCTGGCTATCTCTACAAACAACGACAGCTGCCCACTTATTTTGCTGCAGTTGACATTCCATGGAAACAAGCACCCATGAATGTCACTTCTGAGTACTGTCAATAGAAAATGAGCCTGTATTGTTTAGTGTACTCAAGGACACATATACTTTTCAAAATATATATTCTAGCACAGTAGTGGCATTAGTTGTCTTGTCATGGCTATGGTTTTACGATGTAAATGCATTTactacatcaaaaaaaaagaattttatctTTTTCACGTTTGCGCTCCTAACCGATTCTGACcgacataaacattttttttttaaatgcgaATTATGTAACATATCTCAGTGGCATTTCAGATGAACGAATGTACAAGTAGATGGGACGGTGGGATTGAAAAGCAATTTTTATAAAGCTTAAACCGTTAGAACGAGGGCTCGAAGCAGCTAAAGCTGTGTGACGTGTCCTTTGTGCCGTGGGACGAGCTGTTACATAAGTGTTTACCTGTGCAGTGCTGGATGGTGTCAGCAAGACTGTGATCCTTAGAGAGAAAACACCCACTGCTGGTATCCCAGGAATTTGTTTTGCCTGCTGCAAGCTATTAAATGTGAGTTTGTTCCTCGCCTCTTACTTAGGAAATGCTGCGTTAAGAACAAGAACGGGGAGCTTCTCCGTTGTTATGAAATAGGGACATCGGCATAATGGACTGGTTTTGAATAATTAGTAGCTGAATTTAAAGTGGCTTTGCTAATCATAGCGATGACTAAACTTTTaaatctgtctcttttaatCAAGTGCTTGTTCAAAAAGATCTGAGAGCGGAAATGAAAGCATAAGTGCACATCGCATTAAAGAGacaattctctcttttttttttttttttttaggtacaTTCCTCCTCTTCTGTGGGGGAAAAGTGGACATTTACAGACGGCCTTGTATGGGAAGATGGGCAGGGTTAGTTCACCACATCCAAATGGCCATCGCAAGTACCTTCCCATGCATGATGGGGCCACAGCCACCTTTGACCTCTTTGAGCCCCTGGCAGACCATCAAACTGGAGGTTAGCCTgctcagttttttgttgttgttgttgttttgttttgtttttgaaattgtATTGAATTCTTTGAAGTATTTAAATTACATTCACGTCTAAATGAAGTGTGGAGTTCTTATTACCTTAAATTCGCTGACGTTTATGTTATGAATATTCAGTAATGAACATGTGGGATTAGACAGCTCTGTATTCAAAAGAGGCCTCTGATCAGAGGAAACCACAGTGAAGATTTAACAGGCAAAGTGGCTTGACACGTCTGTTTAACTTAGTTCTTGAGAAATatcagtgacatcactgttacAAAGGCCTTGCTGTAAGAGTGGAAGATTTTCATGTTATCTAAAGCAGACTGAACAAGTATGTCTACTATTCCTTTTGtccaaatgcaaatgttttgtgatGCAGCTGTCAAATGTTTTTGCCTCACCCCACAGATgatgttaccatggtgatatGCCCAGGAATTGGAAACCACAGTGAGAAGCACTACATCCGCACTTTTGTAGATTATTCTCAGAAACAGGGCTACAGATGTGCTGTGCTCAATCACCTAGGAGCCTTACCAAACATTGAGCTCACATCTCCACGCATGTTCACCTATGGTAAGGCCCACGAATGctttgagaaaaacacaactttTTGTTATCATAGCTACAGTATATGTTGTGTTATAAACAGGttattttaaacagtgctgtATGCTCTACACTGCAGGCTGCACCTGGGAGTTTGCAGCCATGGTGGGCTACATTAGGAAGGCTTATCCCCAGACCCAGCTTATAGTGGTGGGGTTCAGCCTTGGTGGGAACATTGTCTGCAAGTATCTGGGAGAGAGTCGTGCCAATCAGGAgagagtgctgtgctgtgttagcGTCTGCCAGGGCTACAGCGCACTCAGGTAGGCCTCGTACATCAGTGCTcaatactgtatatacacaccAAATTAGTATGTACCACAGAACAGTAACcacatttgaatgtttctggAAAGAGTTAGAGGCAGCTGTGGAACTTGATGAAGCTTTGACATTAGGCCAGGGGTCAGCACCCACTGGGCAGATAGTCATCTGGGCTTTCccttactgtctgtctgtgaacatgATCTGCCTGTAGGTTGTGGGCCTAAGTTAAACTGGCCCTCTTTAGAATTTGTTGGATTACAGCGTCTGTGCAGGTCAGAGACTCCTTCAAAAGCTGCCTGTTTAGTGattctctgaaaaacaagtcaTATGTCTAGGTTAGAATTTTTAAGATGTGAAATGAACATTCTCAATAGTTGGTTCCCTTTTagtttgcagtttgtttgttgtttgttgtttagtttGCAGTTCCGTCTCTGGCCGACGGTCTGTTGCTAGCACATGAACACTccgacacaaacacaaacagcttgACTAGACAACCTCATTGATGGCTGGATTACCCTGCATTGTGAGGAAAGCTGACCACAGATGTCTGACATGGAGTTATTGTTCTCTTGTAGGGCACAGGAGACATTCCTGCAGTGGGATCAGTTCCGACGCTTCTATAACTTCCTGATGGCAGACAACATGAAGAAGATCATTCTGTCCCACAGGTATTGTCCACTAAACCTCTGATAAGGAGTAGAGGAAGTGGAAAAAGTCAGACTGACCTAGCCAATCAGAATGAGTCTCATCTCTGATATGATTTGTTGAAAGGACTTTGCTAATGTGTTTGTAACGTTTGCAGATTCAaatagtttctctctgtgatttgagagagagaactatacTTTGCTCTACTCTGGTGTGTTAGCTGGAATGTTGGATGTGTGTTTCTTGTCTTTTAGGGATATGTTGTTTGGGGCATTTTCCAGTAAAATATCAGATATAGATCTGAGTAAGCTCTACACTGCCACATCCCTTATGCAGATTGATGACAACATCATGAGGTAAGCATTAGCACTCTGACAGAAAGGCCTAGTGTTTACGTAATAAAATTAAGCACATATCGTCACTCCCTATAGTCTGGGGCGGCTTTCTTATGTCTTTGCTTAATCCTTTATACACCTGGTCTTGAGAAATGCCATCTGTGCAAAAATTCCACATTGTCATCTCTTCCTTTGACCATATGTCATGTTAATGTCTCTTAAGGgacacaggattttttttttaaaagcaacgATGATAACGCATTAAAGCTATGGTAAACATCGAATTCCAGACAAAAAAGTGTCTTAAGTCACTCCATCCACCAATAATTACTAaactatgtcattttttttttttttttacatttataggAAATTCCATGGGCACAATTCCCTAAAGGAGTACTATGAAAAAGAAAGCTGTGTGCACTATATCCACAATGTGAGTATGAAATATTACATACGTGTCATTGTCTCAGCAGGTGAAGAGCACTTCACAGTCAGTTTGTGGGCTAGAAAGACTAAATAAGGCTTTACGTTAATTGTTGTAGGTAAATGTTCCACTGCTGCTGGTGAACTCAGCTGATGATCCCCTCGTGCACGACTCTCTGCTCACCATCCCTCGTACTCTTGCGGGTAGGTGTTACTGCACTTCTTTGAAAGTGTCATCACTTTGTTTTGGATGTGTTGCAATGTATTTCCTCCGTTTCGACCTTCCGGACTCTACGGAAATTTGCCAATGCATTCTCAGTGTGCTCTTAGGCAGTACTGAACGCATAAGTATGTCAAGTTCCGGATTGACCCTAGTCCACCTCAGGACAGGACTATTCATAGCTTGGTAGGTGTGCTGGATATGTCTGGTAGTGGTCATTAACTTGCATACAGATGGTTACCGATGGTCATCTGAGGTCCAAGAACGCTCTTCTTAGGGTCATACTTTTAGCCAACGTATTTAAAAAAGATCTCTTTTTAGCTTCTCAAATTACAGTAGACTGAGCATGCCTACCctgtgtttgtcatgtctgtAGATGGATATAAGTACACTTGTAAAGATTATAAAGAATTATATTTGCTTTATCAGAGCCTGGACTCCTGGCTTCCATAGAAGGAGTATGTCTGATCTGTTGCACAGCCACTCCTGAAGAATTCATGAAATGTTGGCCGGAAAACACTGGGTTATGTAAGCCTTCTCTGAGGCCTAATGGGCAACGATATGAGGCCACTTCCTCCGTTAGACTGTGCTGATTTATTGCTATCTCATCTGGTCTCTGGTCTCCTCATGACACAGGAGAATTTGCTAGAGTATTTGACCTTTGCCCTTGAAAACTCTACAGTTACCATAGCATAGACCTGCAGACACATACGGATCAGTATTAGGGGGGGAATTTATGAATGAACTAATCAAGTCCCCTTTGTCATCTGTATTGTAATTGGAAAAAACATTGAGGAAATGGaactgaaatcaaatttaaataataaaaagtcaaaacaaattcTTAATAATAGTGAATCTAGTTTCAGTATGAGGTTTTGGATGGCCTCGTGTGCACTGTGTTTCTGTACGTTAGCTGGTTGCAGATTCATATTCCAGGAGCCCCAACCTTAACATAAGCATAGGTTTGCTTGTCTTGTCAtgttattgtaaaaaaaaaaaaaatcacaagaaaGACAAGTTGGAATTTTAAAAAGCATCAGATAAAGTGTAGGGAGAACAGTTGTAGCTACATAATCAAAAGATATATAACCTTGATTGATCATTTCATATCAAAATGTGAGACCCACTGGCTCCGTACCCCAAATGGTGTGGAGGAAATGTGATTGAAAATAACTCCAAGTCTTGCTCAAGTACACAGCTTCTTTACAACAGTAGTTGTCTGTAGGCTGAATATGCTCATCATGCAAAGTAATTGCCATGTTCCATATCTCACCACTATCTAATGTcataaaatggaacaaaaaaacaacccaaaccaTCAAGTATGCAAAGGCTTATAAGGGATGACTCTGTTCCCACAGATTAGATAGAGGAATAGTACACACAGTGAATAAGGACCTGTGACTGCTGACGTTTAccacacttctctttttttgtgtgtgtgttagagaaataGGGTTTGTTATCTTGCGGGCGTGTTTGCAGATGTGTGACACTTGCTTTAGTTAGTTTGAGGTCACAAGGACACCaggttttgaatgttttaatgacGTGCTATTTGAGTTCTGCTAATTACTGATAGGATAGGATAGTGATATAACAATCCAGTTCTGAGCAGCCTAAGTgacttctgctctctctctctctctctctctctatctctctctctctctctctctctctctctctgtcctttttagaaaagaaagagaacgtTATCTTTGCTCTGACACTCCACGGTGGGCACCTGGGCTTTTTCGAGGGTGCCGTGCTATTTCCTCAGCCACTCACCTGGATGGACAAAGTGATAGTGGGTT from Chanos chanos chromosome 2, fChaCha1.1, whole genome shotgun sequence includes these protein-coding regions:
- the abhd2a gene encoding monoacylglycerol lipase ABHD2, whose translation is MSSHDSEVYTVAPEMPAMFDGVKLAAVATVLYIIVRCLNLKSPTAPPDLIYQDTALNRFLLKSCPLLTKEYIPPLLWGKSGHLQTALYGKMGRVSSPHPNGHRKYLPMHDGATATFDLFEPLADHQTGDDVTMVICPGIGNHSEKHYIRTFVDYSQKQGYRCAVLNHLGALPNIELTSPRMFTYGCTWEFAAMVGYIRKAYPQTQLIVVGFSLGGNIVCKYLGESRANQERVLCCVSVCQGYSALRAQETFLQWDQFRRFYNFLMADNMKKIILSHRDMLFGAFSSKISDIDLSKLYTATSLMQIDDNIMRKFHGHNSLKEYYEKESCVHYIHNVNVPLLLVNSADDPLVHDSLLTIPRTLAEKKENVIFALTLHGGHLGFFEGAVLFPQPLTWMDKVIVGYANAICQWLKQKPACQNGQSSEKQCPQS